A single region of the Amphiura filiformis chromosome 7, Afil_fr2py, whole genome shotgun sequence genome encodes:
- the LOC140157256 gene encoding uncharacterized protein: MSEETMESKIDFGNLQFHESLGEGGFGSVNRVTFKTPYNGYTEAAAKSVIDFRKEEVEILSKLSHPHVVNLIGFYQNGPVKIIILEHATGGSLHGYLSDESKPLPDDLKRKWIREAALGIQYLHANKCLHRDIKANNCLLFEGNILKLCDFGLARETDHSVTMSSQKGTYQYMAPELINTSDSNLAFYSRYADIYAYGMLVLEIYTRKRPFHGMEYAYVVFQVGEGKLQPTIPRDCPTDLAVLMRQCWHLNPRQRPSIDIVLEVMESMQGLSNETSSHQSPSSRSRVGYRDEAVLTTQPLQDPVKAKRIACCPNGDVVIGALSKIYILSGESNQTARVTCIIPVAPTIWSIAVSPQGHIVTVDGSRKVKVFDKRGEVLHDLSTLMGDEGLRSQVEPTCIAVDKEGRILVADSWKDVLTVHSFPGGEVMSKIKRRIHSIHSTIAVNSRSQILHHFRSTGSVYSQVAAIDYSGHEVFSFIPKIDEKLTMGKKVRPRGIVCDAYDNIYIIVKVVVGFVSFENTGHLHKYSPTGGYLGCLAKGLYKPCGLAITTDGSALKIADHKSILTYSL; this comes from the exons ATGAGTGAAGAAACAATGGAAAGCAAAATTGATTTCGGTAACCTTCAGTTTCACGAGTCTCTTGGTGAAGGTGGCTTTGGATCGGTTAACcgtgtaaccttcaaaacgccCTATAACGGATACACGGAGGCGGCAGCAAAGAGCGTGATTGATTTTAGGAAAGAAGAGGTCGAAATACTATCCAAACTGTCTCATCCTCACGTTGTTAATTTGATAGGATTTTATCAGAATGGTCCGGTCAAGATTATCATTCTTGAGCACGCAACGGGTGGATCCCTTCATGGCTATCTATCAGATGAATCCAAACCCTTACCAGATGACCTGAAACGAAAATGGATACGGGAAGCAGCACTCGGGATCCAGTACCTCCATGCAAATAAGTGTTTACACAGAGACATTAAAGCAAATAATTGTTTGCTATTTGAAGGCAACATCTTGAAACTGTGTGATTTTGGACTTGCCAGAGAGACCGATCATTCAGTAACTATGTCAAGCCAGAAAGGGACATACCAATACATGGCTCCAGAGCTGATAAATACATCTGACAGTAATCTAGCATTTTACTCCAGATATGCGGATATTTATGCGTATGGGATGTTGGTACTTGAAATATACACACGCAAACGCCCCTTCCATGGAATGGAGTATGCGTATGTTGTCTTTCAAGTAGGCGAGGGCAAGTTACAACCTACTATTCCACGGGATTGCCCCACTGATCTTGCTGTCTTGATGAGGCAGTGTTGGCATCTTAACCCAAGACAACGCCCGAGCATCGACATAGTGTTAGAGGTTATGGAATCTATGCAAG GCTTATCGAACGAAACTTCATCTCACCAATCGCCATCAAGCAGATCAAGAGTTGGCTATCGAGATGAAGCTGTTTTGACAACTCAGCCTCTTCAAGACCCCGTGAAAGCTAAAAGAATAGCCTGTTGTCCTAATGGCGACGTAGTGATCGGTGCTTTGAGTAAGATCTACATACTCAGCGGAGAAAGTAATCAAACAGCGCGTGTTACATGTATAATACCAGTGGCGCCGACCATTTGGAGTATAGCTGTTTCTCCACAAGGCCATATCGTAACTGTAGACGGATCCAGAAAAGTGAAGGTGTTTGACAAGAGAGGGGAAGTCTTGCATGATTTATCTACTTTGATGGGTGATGAGGGTCTTAGATCACAAGTTGAACCAACTTgcattgccgtagataaagaagGTCGTATATTAGTGGCAGATAGCTGGAAGGATGTTTTAACTGTCCATTCGTTTCCTGGTGGCGAGGTTATGAGTAAGATCAAGCGTCGTATACATTCAATTCATAGCACTATAGCGGTGAACAGCAGAAGTCAAATCCTGCACCACTTTCGTTCAACCGGTTCTGTATACAGCCAAGTAGCTGCAATAGATTACTCAGGCCATGAAGTATTCAGCTTCATACCCAAGATAGATGAGAAGCTTACCATGGGTAAGAAGGTCAGACCACGGGGAATAGTTTGCGATGCATATGACAATATATACATTATTGTGAAGGTAGTAGTGGGGTTCGTAAGTTTTGAGAACACAGGCCACCTGCACAAGTACAGTCCGACGGGTGGGTATCTGGGATGTTTAGCCAAAGGTTTATATAAACCATGTGGTTTGGCGATAACCACCGATGGTTCAGCTTTGAAAATTGCTGACCATAAATCAATACTCACTTACAGTTTGTGA
- the LOC140156391 gene encoding uncharacterized protein produces the protein MESEIDFGILQFHESLGEGGFGSVNRVTFKTPYNGYTEAAAKSVIDFRKEEVEILAKLSHPHVVRLIGFYRNGPVKIILLEYATRGSLYNYLSNDSKPLPDDLQRKWIREAALGIQYLHANKCLHRDIKANNCLLFEDNILKLCDFGLARETDHSVTMSSQKGTYQYMAPELINTSDSNLASYSRYADIYAYGMLVLEICTRKRPFHGMEYAHVVFQVGEGKLQPRIPRDCPTDLAVLMRQCWHHHPRQRPTIDRVLEVLESFEVSKETPSLSLSNRSNVCYGNEAVMTTQPLQDPMKAKRIACCPNGDIVIGAMSKVHILGGKDNRETCVTLSVTPHIWSIAVSPQGHILAMDGTRSVKVFDKRWKFVQDISTLMGDEDPRSQVEPTCMTVDADGRILLGDIWRDNLTVHSFPDCEVMSKIKCRIHSVHSTIAANSRGQILQHFRSPGSVYSQVSAIDYSGHEVFSFTPNIDEDLRMGKNVRPRGIVCDAYDNIYIIMKVVKGFESFENTGHLHKYSPTGGFLGCLAKGLYKPCGLAITTDGSALKIADHKSILTYSL, from the exons AAACTATCTCATCCGCACGTGGTTCGCTTGATAGGATTTTATCGAAATGGTCCGGTCAAGATCATTCTTCTGGAGTACGCGACTCGTGGATCCCTTTACAACTACTTATCAAATGACTCCAAACCCTTACCCGATGACCTGCAACGAAAATGGATACGGGAAGCAGCACTCGGGATCCAGTACCTTCATGCAAATAAGTGTTTACACAGAGACATTAAAGCAAATAATTGTTTGCTATTTGAAGACAATATCTTGAAACTCTGTGATTTTGGACTTGCCAGAGAGACTGATCATTCAGTTACTATGTCAAGCCAGAAAGGGACATACCAATACATGGCTCCAGAGCTGATAAACACATCTGACAGTAATCTAGCATCTTACTCCAGATATGCGGATATTTATGCGTATGGGATGTTGGTACTTGAAATATGCACACGCAAACGCCCCTTCCATGGAATGGAGTATGCGCATGTTGTCTTTCAAGTAGGCGAGGGCAAGTTACAACCCCGTATTCCACGGGATTGCCCCACTGATCTTGCTGTCTTGATGAGGCAATGTTGGCATCATCATCCAAGACAACGCCCGACCATCGATAGAGTGTTGGAGGTTTTGGAATCTTTTGAAG TATCGAAGGAAACTCCCTCTCTATCGCTATCAAATAGGTCAAATGTTTGCTATGGAAATGAAGCTGTGATGACAACGCAGCCTCTTCAAGACCCCATGAAAGCTAAGAGAATAGCATGCTGTCCGAATGGCGACATAGTGATCGGTGCTATGAGTAAGGTGCACATACTTGGAGGAAAAGACAATCGAGAAACGTGTGTAACTTTATCAGTGACGCCGCATATTTGGAGTATAGCCGTCTCTCCACAAGGGCACATTTTAGCAATGGACGGAACCAGGAGTGTGAAGGTATTTGACAAGAGATGGAAATTCGTCCAGGATATCTCTACTTTGATGGGCGACGAGGATCCTAGATCACAAGTTGAGCCGACTTGCATGACCGTAGATGCAGATGGTCGTATATTATTAGGCGATATCTGGAGAGATAATCTAACTGTCCATTCATTTCCTGATTGCGAGGTTATGAGTAAGATCAAGTGTCGTATACATTCAGTTCATAGCACTATAGCGGCGAACAGCAGAGGTCAAATCCTGCAGCACTTTCGCTCACCTGGTTCTGTATACAGTCAAGTATCTGCAATAGATTACTCGGGTCATGAGGTGTTCAGCTTCACACCCAATATAGATGAGGATCTTAGAATGGGCAAGAACGTCAGACCACGAGGAATAGTTTGTGATGCATATGACAATATATACATTATTATGAAAGTGGTGAAGGGGTTCGAAAGTTTTGAGAACACAGGACACCTGCACAAGTACAGTCCTACGGGTGGGTTTCTGGGATGTTTAGCTAAAGGTTTATATAAACCATGTGGTTTGGCGATAACCACCGATGGTTCAGCTTTGAAAATTGCTGACCATAAATCAATACTCACTTACAGTTTGTGA